GCCGTTGAATCCGCAAAGGCTGCGCGCTCGTTGGTAAAGGCGCGTACATCGCTTCGGGCGACGCTCTCGTTCCACCATTCGACGACACCATTGTAGGTGCCGGCGAAACTCTCAAGGAATTTCGTGGCGTCTCCCTGGGCTGAACCGAACAGATACCAGTTGGCGTCGTCATACTGCGAGGCAATAGACTCTCCGACCCGACCTTTCGGATTGGCTGTCGCTCCGATCGCGCCACCGGGTGTTGTCTGCGGAATTCCTCCCGCGACGGCCGAAGCGTCGGCGGTAAAGCGGCTGATCAGCTGATAGTAGTAGCCCGCTTGCAGCCATCCGCCATCCTTCAGACTGGCAGACAGGTCGATGTTCTGTTCCTTGTCGCCGATGCCGTTGATGTTGATCGTTTCTGTTTCGGACGCCGCGGATTGCACATCCTTTTGAAGTTTGTCGGTTGCGATATAGTCTTTGAGGATGTCGGCATGAAGTTCGCGCCATTCCGCAAGGTCATCTGCAAGACCCCTATAGTCGGGCAAAGGTTGCCGTTGAGAAACGGCCAGGGCGACCGAATCCGCCATCGGCGCATAATTGTTGGTGATCTGATTGACTGCATCACGCATGGCTTTTGCGTAGTCGGCGTACGTTTTGTCCGACGACGCAGCGATCCTTTGGAAACCCTTTGTTTCGGAAGGAAGCGTGATCGTGCCGCACGCACCCCGATAGTTGGGTATGTCATAGGAGAGCGCCAAGCTGCCGCTGGCCGTTGTCCGCCAGTTTTTGGTAATGCCGGCAATGTCGCCACCGCCCTTTGCAGCTTCAGCGTTGTAGACAGCCCGGCACATCTCCATGCGCCAAACAGCCTGAATGAACTGACCGTCTTTTTGGGACATGTCCGTGCCCACGATCGGCATGTGGTCGTTGAACACCAGATCCACGCTCTTCTGCCAAAAGTAGGATGCCGTACCCGTTCCAAACTGCACCAGATAGGCGGCTGCATGCTGAACGCCATTGTACCCTGTGGCAGGGATCGGGATAAGCAGCGCTGCTGCGACCAGTGTGCGGATCGGCGCCCACAGCGATGAGTGGCGTCGGCCGAGGACCTCGCCGTGGTGCGCCGATTCCATCGTCCCGATAATAATGTTGTAGGCCAACAGGATCGCACCGAGGGCGAAGAACAGAATATTGAAGTCCGAGATCAGCACCGAGATCAGGGTTTTGTCGTTCGGGCCGGGAAAAAGCTGACCAAAAATCATGTTCAGATAGGTGTTCGTCCGTTCGTCGCCGCCGCCGGACAGAATGTCCACGACATCGATTTCCTGTGCGAACGCGCCGGAACTGGTAAAGATGAAGGCCAGGGGCAGACCTTTGAAAAATCGCCGCAAGGTTCAATCCTTCCTGATTATCTGCATGTCGTAAGGAAGACGGTGTTGGAGGTAGTCCGCAAAGGGGCCGAAACGGCCCTGTCGGATTTGCCAGTAGGCAAAGTCAGCTTTCATGGCCTTGGCCGCTAACAAAAGTGCCAAAACGATGAGTGCTATGAGCGTGAAAATGCTGAAGATGCCGAAGGCAAACATGGCCGGGATCGCAGCGAGACAAAGAAACGCGATGATCGTGTAAACCGTTCGCTCCCGTAGCCAGGCGCGGGCATCGTCGTCGATTTCCTTTTGGCTCATTCCAGATGTCTGGGCCTTGAAGCGGGAGATGCCGCCGTCTTCGTCCGTCTTGAAGAACCTGTCACGCGAATAGCGCTTCGGTCGCATCGTGCTGGAGATAATATCCCATGCCGCGATGCCGACCGAAAACCCGGACGTGACGATGAAGGCAAGCTGGTGCATGCCGCCGCGTCGGGCAAGCCAGCCAGTCTTGTGCGGATCATCCTGTCGGTTCCGCCGTCTTTTCATCAGTCGTTCACCGGGATTACGGTTGTCCTGCTGTCGCGCTCGTCAAGCTGAAGAGCGAGCAGTGCTGTCAGAGCGGCCGCCTGTCGCCGTTCGAGACCGAAACGCTCCCATGAGACGTAGAGCTGCAGGGCATTGGTCAGAAGGTTTTCGCGTTCAACGGCTTCTGGTGACATCTTGGCAACCGCCTGATGCCATTCCGGATTCGGGAAGCGACTTTCAACGAAAATATCCAAAGCC
This genomic interval from Martelella sp. AD-3 contains the following:
- a CDS encoding DotA/TraY family protein, yielding MRRFFKGLPLAFIFTSSGAFAQEIDVVDILSGGGDERTNTYLNMIFGQLFPGPNDKTLISVLISDFNILFFALGAILLAYNIIIGTMESAHHGEVLGRRHSSLWAPIRTLVAAALLIPIPATGYNGVQHAAAYLVQFGTGTASYFWQKSVDLVFNDHMPIVGTDMSQKDGQFIQAVWRMEMCRAVYNAEAAKGGGDIAGITKNWRTTASGSLALSYDIPNYRGACGTITLPSETKGFQRIAASSDKTYADYAKAMRDAVNQITNNYAPMADSVALAVSQRQPLPDYRGLADDLAEWRELHADILKDYIATDKLQKDVQSAASETETININGIGDKEQNIDLSASLKDGGWLQAGYYYQLISRFTADASAVAGGIPQTTPGGAIGATANPKGRVGESIASQYDDANWYLFGSAQGDATKFLESFAGTYNGVVEWWNESVARSDVRAFTNERAAFADSTADMTSYMVSAGNLYEAFDFLNPAANDGDPMVGLIAVGNQLAFYSGVIMISLAVLAAVPFLGQSVIAFAGFLGWVLSGISVAGYFMAFVLPMIPTVIWVIGVTAFFLLVVEMIFAAPLWAIAHLSMEGEGLGGRQARRGYVMLLALTATPVLMLFGLLVGMIIFRIGGTLLNGGFYYAITASQALSGDSYTQITWFIGILAIMVFMLFAYVVMLERSFALIAEFPGKVFRLIEPDAVSDLDTHAAMRANVAAGGTAGSMGSLTSSAGGGFNKRIASKAPKTNE